CCGGCACCGGGGCTCTGTAGCCCAGTGAACTGTGCGGCCTGATGGAAACGTCATTCGTGCTGTTTGTCACGACATTTCCTACAAATTCGCGCGAGTTCTCGACACTCTCATACCACCATATGACGAAGATCTCTTCCCTCGGGCACCTTGAATCACCAGAATCTGGGCATGTCCAACAGCAAACGCAGGCAGCGTACCTATGACCATCGACTGAAAGAACTCGTTCGCTCCACCGGCAACATTGATGTCGCTCTTCAACGTGGTGTCCCTCGATCTACGGCCCGAGGCTGGCTGACAAAGAACATGTCCGGCGTAATCACCGTCGACGTCTTAGATATGAGTCTGGTAGAACTACAACGTGATGTGGTCGCACTGCGTCGTCGCAACGCCAGACTTATTGCTTTGCTGCGTCTGATCATCACCGTCATGAAAGTGACTCACTTCACACTGTCACAAATTCGGCTTCCGCAAGAAGCCCAAAAGCTCCGAGTGCTGCAGGCCATCGAATATTCGCGAAAGCATTTTCCATTGAAAACTGTCCTGCGTGTGATCGGTCTGTCGCACGGTCGCTACCGTGAGTGGAAGCGGGTTGAATGTGGTCTGGATGACCTGCCATCGTGCCCTCGATCGTCACCACATCAGCTCACTGCCGCAGAAATGAGAACGATTCAGGAAATGGTCACATCTGAAAAATACCGTCATGTAGCAACCGGGACACTGGCACGCCTGGCGGAACGAATGGGTAAGATGTTCGCTTCTCCGTCGACCTGGTACCGTCTGGTCCGAATCCACAAATGGCGGAGAGTGCGGTCACGCGTTTATCCTGCAAAGCCGAAAGTGGGGATCCGTGCGATACGGGCCAATGAAATCTGGCATGTTGATACGTCATTAGTCCGGCTGGTTAACGGGGGCCGGGCTTATATTCACGCGGTGATCGACAATTACTCACGGCGCATTCTTGCCTGGCGTGTACTTGATCGCTTCGAGCCGGGCATCACCGCCCGGTTATTCCTGGACGTATCGCAGGCCACGACTGTGGGAAAGCCAACCGTGTTCGTCGACGGTGGTCGTGAGAACTATAATGCGGCCATCGATGAGGTCATCGAGTCCGGTCTATTGAAAAGAGTTCTGGCACAGACCAAAATCCAATATTCCAACTCGCTTATCGAATCGTGGTGGCGTGTGCTTAAGCATCAATGGCTTTATTTCCATGAACTGGATTCCGCGCAAGCGGTTGAAAACCTGGTGGCTTTCTACGTCGAGCAATACAACACGTATTTACCACATTCCGCGTTCCAGGGGCAGACTCCTGACGAGATGTACTATGGGACGGGGCAAGAGATACCGGGGCAACTGCAGGAAGCGCGTATCGCAGCGAGAAAATCACGGATGGAGTCAAATCGATCTCAGAGCTGTCGGATGTGTGAGGAACTTCTCGCGGTCAGTAATTGAGTGTGAGAGTGGCAGGATAGATTTAACAGGTTAGTCGTTCACCGTTGATGATCTCCACCGGGGATTTCACCCTGCGATCGTTGGCTCACCGTGTAAGTGCTATTTGGTGCGGCGATGATGGTTCCAGCGTTTCGTTGCCGAATGGACTGGGTTTTTCCCAAGTGCGAGAACTCGCGCGAAAATGTCGGGAATGTCATGACAAACAGCAGGGCAAAATCGGACCCCGAAAAGCCCCTTATCGGACATTTAATAGGACTATTTATCGGACTTTTACCCAAATAGGGGGTGTTGGGACAGCGGTATTGGGACGGCGGGAATTCGTAAGCACAATAAAAATGGCCACTTACCAGTTTCGGTAAGTGGCCTTTAAGTGGAGGCGGCGGGAAAGAGTTTTGGGAGATGTGGCGTCGCTCTAAGTGTCATGATGGTAATTGTTTGTATGAATCATGTTTTTTTGTTTTTTCTCGAAATTCGTAAAAATCAGATACGAAATCAGACACATCAGACATGGGGGAGATGTGCATGGAGTGATATTAGTGGAGGTGAGTTGCCTCAAACCCGTATTCTGATGCATGTGTAGGTCTTGGATAGAGCTACAGGAAGCTAAGAAGCTGTCCGCAACCTCTCGGTATATCTGCTTCATTCGCTCATTTTACTCAGTGAGCGGGGCAGGATCGTCAAAGGGGCGATCGGACCACTTGCTGCACCCGCTCGCAATCCTTGAGACAGCAGGTAAGCAGATAGGAATTCAGTTCCTGAGATCTCGTGATAAAGGCACAGGAGTAGTCCATCTCCGCTGGAGCGTTTTGACGCGGCTCTAGACTGCTGGTTTGGCTGGCAGGCATCAGATATATCACATGCGACTACAGACCTAGGCAGCGTCCTCCGGCGCCTTCAACTGAGGGGAGATGCCCTCATTGAGAGTGGAGGCGAGGTTGTGAATCAATGGATTGAAGCCCAGTATACACCTCAAGATGACATCGACTCCATATGCGAGGAATTCTTCCTCAGTGGTGAGTAGGACGGCCAATGCCTAGTCCTGATGGGTAGCGTAAAGGATGGGAAGACGGCTCTGCAAAACCGCTACGATCGACTTGCTCGCAACGAAGGCAAGCCGCCCGTAGCAATCCTTCGCTACGGTTACCATTAATGTACTCTTTTCTACATTGTCATTCTCAATCTGAGCAACTACTTACATTCCAGCATCACGAGTGTCAGATCGTCGTTTGGTGAAGCGTTATTACGGTAGGCGGCTATTGCGTCGTTGATCCGCATTGTATCTGCCAGTGGAGAATTTTTTGTTCCAGGAGAGAAGAGCTCAGTCAGTCGATGCACTCCGAAAAGCGTGCCATCAGAGTTTGCTGTTTCTGTGACTCCATCACTGAAGAGTAAGATACGATCTCCTGAAGAAAGTATGGTATGCCTCTGTTCCCAGTCGGCTTTCAGATCGATTCCAATCAGCAAGCCTGTGCTTTTCAACAGTTCAACATTTCCAGATACTCTTTTCAAAATTGCCGGTAAATGGCCTGCGCTGACCCAGGTCAATTCACGTGACTCCGGTTCCCAACGTGCCAGGATTACTGATGCAAAATTGCCGGGCAGTATCGCAGCAGTAAATTGCCGGTTTACTTCTTTCATAATAGCAACTGGATCAAAAGGAGGGTTCTCAGAAGCGGCCAGCAGGAGCGATTTCAGCATCGCTGCCCCCATCGCAGCCGGAACGCCGTGTCCGCTCACATCAGCAATACAGATGAACCATGATCCATCCGGTAGAGGCAGGAAATCGTAGTAATCTCCGGCGACACTGTCAGCCGGTTCAAATATGTGGGCTGTTTCGAGCTGTGGGATCTGTACGCCATGTGGCAAAAGATACTGCTGGATCTTTCTTGCTTTTTCCATCTGGCTGCGTCGATCACGATCATTTTCCTTTAATGCCACGCTCATGGAATTAATAGACGAAGAGAGTAAGTTCATCTCACAACTACTGAAAGTGGGAGCGACAGCATCAAAATTCCCTGATCTAATATTCTCGACTGTAATTAACAGCTGATCCAGTGGTCTACCTACGATTTTCAGCAACACGAGATTAACAATTCCAGCAGCGATCATTCCTAAAGCCCCGAGCACAGCAAGCTGAACCAGAACTTTGGATCGTATTGATCGACGTACATTATTTAATGTTTCAATGACAAAGACGCTGGCCTCTCTGCCTGGTTGATATCCGATGACAAGCTGGTGTTGCTGGAAATCATCTAGTTTAAAAGAAGCCGGATTGGAAAAATCAAACTCCGTCAAGATAGACTCAGCCCCAAGAGGATCACCGCCAGCCTGTATATATTCCCCCTGTAAGTTGACAATGATGCGATGGCCAGGAGATGCCGATTTTCTCATTTTATCACAGACGTTGTTGATATAACTTTGAACGTCATGATCTTGATGGTCCTGTATTAAATGTGAAACAGCAGACTGGATAGCAATGGCTTCATCATTCAAACCGGTTCGCATCTGTGCTGTCGCATTCTCGATTTCCCGAAAATATTGAAAAATCAACAGAACTGCCAATGCAATGCTGAGAGTCAGGTTTACAGACAGCAGCAGCTGAAACCGGATCGTACGCGGTTGTTTCCACAAACCTCTGAATCTGGCCAATAAATCTGACATGATGTGCCTTCAGTCGTTTCTGTCTCATAGAATTGGAAATAAGCAGTAAACATCTCAAGAATGCTTATTTAAGAGAAAAGAGATGCTGACTTTTTAATTTACGCTGGATCTGAAAATGAAGTTCCAGGGGTGTTAAATTCCAGGAGCCATCAATTAATGATCAAGCAGATCATACAGCGCGCATAGAGAATGCAATGAGGAGAGATCAGGTCAACCAGCTACAAAGAACTTCCTGCTGGTGTAGATTAGGCAGAAATGAGGTCTGGGAGGTCTTTATTACAGTGCGAACCTGCGAATGTTGAATGCAGGCGACTTGCGTTATCAACTGAGTGGTTGATAACCGGGAAAACACGGTTTTTGATGGCGTGCGAGTTTTATCTGGCGTAACAGGGAGTTCTTTTTTGACAGAACACCGACAATGCAACTGCTGGCAGATAGCAGCGCAGCAAATCTGTCTTACTTCAAGCGAAGTGGAACAGCAACATGCCTCTGTAGTACAACCATTACTTGACTGCACCGAAGAGGCAACTCCTCCGAAGATGGTGGCTGCCACTAGAATCCAGGAAATCAGAGTTTGTGTACTGGTCTTAAACACTGCTGCACCGATTTTAAAGGAATGACTCGTTTGTTTTAGGTATCAGACTTACAACAGTCAAGCCTGAATATAGACTACGTCAGGCAGAATAAATCTCACCTGCTGCAGAACGACTGCACATGCAGTCTGGATCGCGGTTTGTAAATGTTTTACTCGCTAGGCTAAAAACATAAAGTTGCAGAGAAATGTGTAGCAATCAGAAACCTGGCAAAGAGCTAAATGAAAAGGCGGGGCCTTTCGATAAATTTAAGCGATAGGGATTGCCACCATTTTCCCAGTTGGTTTTGATCTTGGCAGATCGCAGTGAATCCTCTAGGATACGTTCCTTTGAATTTTGTCGCGGTAGTCTGGGGGGTATGCCTTGGTTGCACAGCCCTCAAAATCTTTGTTGAAAGCTCTCAGGCTAATCAGCAGAATCATCATCACTGTCCAGATTGAATCAAGTGGCGGAACTCTGCATGTCGATGTCAGAAGTGTTTGCCGTGATTTTTCGAGTGGTACGAGAATCCTATCCAGTGCCCCTTGATATCTGAGTGACAGGCACGGCCCCGGTAGAATTCTGGAAATCCCTTTTACGTTTAGAGTTGTGATGAAACTGCTTCGCTTGTTCATGATCGTTCTACTGCTGCAACCTTGCCCGGTCTGCTGGGGGCATGGATTGACCGCACACGGAGAAGCATCTCAACACGACTCCGGCGACTGCAAAGCGGTTTCTTCAAGCTGTCCCTGTTGTGCTCAGTGGAAACAAAAACAGGGAGTTCAGCAACAGTTACCACAGGATGACGAACATGATTGTCCCTGCACGTGTCATGTTTCAGACGAAGTATTCGCCTTTACCGGACCAGCGGTACATCTCGAAAGTTGCACTCATCCTGTGACGCTGGTCGTTAGTCTGGATCAATCCTGCCACTTCATAACTCATCTGAATAACGTAGCAAATGATACTTCACAGGCCGCTGTGATACTCCCGCTGCGCTTATAAATTTCTCTCGGGCTCGCTTGCCTGCTGGCAGTGACGGTCACTGATTGTCCAAGGCGTTATTATCGCCTGGCCGTCTCTTTGGATTCAATGCTGATTCAAATGATACCTGCTGCGCCTGTATCTGTTTAAATTAAGCCGCACTCCGCTGTCTTTGCATGCATTTCAGGTCGAGTCCATTACCTCTTTTGCAGATCAAAATCGTATTCAAAATCAAAAACAGGTAAGGAAATTTATAATATGAAGACTCACACTCTTGTAGGACTGTTTAAAAACAATGGTATCCGTCTGCTGGCCGCAGGCACTCTGCTGGTTTCCCTGTCGAACGTCTCCCTGGCTCAAAATGCGCCACAGGCAGCAGCATTGAGCAAGGCAGAAGCATCACGTGCTTCCGCAGCGAAACAAAATAAATACACGTTTATCATGTTCTGGAAAGACCAGGATACAACCACCAAAAGCATGTGGAGCACACTGCAGCAGAATCTGTCCGACAAAAACACAGCGTCCGTTGTGGCGGTTAACACAGGCGATCCCCAGGAACGCAAGATTATTGAACAGTATGGAGTCTCACGCGCGCCCATGCCGCTTACGCTGGCAGTTGCTCCCAATGGGGCGGTCACCGGTTCCTATGTGAAACAGATCAACGCTGACTATATTCAGCAGGCTTTCGTGTCCCCCGCCAAATCCCGGTGCATGCTGAATCTGCAGAGCCGGAAAATGGTGCTGTTGTGTGTAAGTCCCTCCGGTCAGGCTGGCGTCCCCAAGGGGGTTCAAAATTTCAAATCAATTCCCTGTTACAAGAACGCGGTGGAAGTGATCAACGTTTCACAATCTGAACCGGCCGAACGCGACTTTCTGAAAGAGCTGAGAGTGCCCGCATCACAGAACTCTGCCGTTGTTTTCATGGCACCTCCCGGGGTGATGGTTGGAAAGTATAACAGCAGTGTATCCAGCCAGCAGCTGATTGCCGAACTGAAAAAAGCAGGTAAAAGCTGCGGCGTGGAAGGCTGCAAGCACTGTAAATAAACCAGCACATCACAATCACACATTCAAAAGGAGGTCTCTCATGAAAATGAGAACAATTGTCTGGAAAGAAATGAAAGAGCGTCCTACGGCGCTGATTGCCAGTCTGCTGGCGATCATTCTGAGTGTGACGGCGCTGGTCGCGATCCGTAACGTCACGATTTTCTCAGAGCAGGAGGTCGCCGGTAAACTCGACGAACTGGGAGCAAACGTACTGATTCTCCCTGAAGGAGTCACGCTGCAGGACTACTATGCAGCAGACATGCACAAGGAAACCATCCCCGAAGAACACGTGGCTGAGCTGGCACTGGCGGGACTGACCGGAGTGGAGGCAATGACGCCCAAACTTTGTGTTCCCACCAGGCTGGATGATCGCAACGTGATTCTGACAGGTATCCTGCCACAGTCTGAAATTCAGAAGATGAATGCCTGGTCGGGGGGAGGGATGCTTTTTAAGAAACATGAAGGCTGTAAAGCCAAGATTAACGTGGCCGATGAAAATCTGGATGCCCCTGAATCTCTGGCAGAACGCCGGGCATTACAGCATCTTAATCAATCGGAAGTACTGCTTGGCGCTGATTTTGCTGCCCGTCAGGGGCTGAAAGAAGGCGATCAGCTCCAGCTTCTGGGGGAAACGTTTGACGTGCTCAGCGTGCTTCCTGCAACGGGGACAGTCGATGACAGCCGGGTGTTTGCGCACCTGCACACCGTGCAGCGGTTGTCAGGGGCGGGCCCGGTTGTGAATATCATTGAGGTCATGGGCTGCTGTGAAGATGTTGCCAACGGCCTGGTAGGGGAGTTGCAGTCGCTGTTGCCCGACACCAAGGTAGTTACGATTGCCAACGTCGTTGAAACTCAGGTTTCGATTAACCGGATGATGACCAATCTGTCGTACCTGTTCCTGGCGATTCTGGTTGCCGTTGGCGGTGTCAGCATGGCCAGCGCGAGCTTCGCGAATGTCATGGAACGTCGCCGTGAGATCGGAACCCTGATGGCCCTGGGGGCCACACCCCGATTTGTGACCCGACTGTTCCTGGCCAAGGCGGCACTGCTCGGTCTGGCCGGTGGGATCAGCGGATATGTTCTGGGGAGTCTGATTGCGGTCTTCCTCGGACCGGCATTTGCAGATGTCTCGGTATTTCCTGTCCCCAGTCTGGCAATCATTGCCGCTGCGGTTGCGGTACTGGTGACACTGGCCGCCAGTTATTTCCCGGCGCGTCAGGCATCCCGCCTCGACCCCTGTCTCTGTTTCAAGGAGGTCTAACCAGATGTTAAAGTTGGAATCTGTCAAAAAAGTATACCGCAAAAAACAGGACGAAGTGATTGCCCTGGACACGACCGATATCGAGATCGCACAAGGTGAGTTTGCTGCGATCATCGGCCCCAGCGGGAGTGGTAAGACAACACTGCTTTCCATGCTGGGGGCAATGTCAGCTCCTTCCGAGGGACGCATTCTGCTCGACGACGAGTCAATTTATGATTTGCCGATTGAACAGCGTGCCGAAGTCAGGCAGAACAAGATCGGGTTTGTCTTCCAGACATTCAACCTGGTCCCGTATCTGACGGCAATCGAAAATGTTCAGGTCCCGATGATGTTGTCGCAAAAGTTCAAAACTGAGCGGCAAGAGCGGGCGGAAGAATTGCTTGCTCAGGTGGGGCTGCAGGATCGCCTGCACCATAAGCCGAGTGAACTCAGTATCGGACAGCAGCAGCGTGTCGCGCTGGCACGCATGCTGGCCAATGATCCTACGATCATTCTCGCCGATGAACCGACAGGAAATCTAGATCCGGAGACTCGTGATCAGGTTCTCGCTTTCCTGCGTCAGTTTAATGAGGAAGGTCGCACGATCATCATGGTGACGCATGATTTATCCGCTGCGGAGTGTGCCCGCAGAACCCTACGTCTTTCTGAAGGTCGTATCCAGGCAGGTTCCGAACAGGATCTGTTGAAAACGGCTTAATGAAAGTTTGTTCCTTGGTCGCCAGGCTCGAGTCCTCTCCGTTCGCGAGAGGGCTCGAGCGCTGGATATGAAATATTATTAACTCTGACCGACGACAAAGCGGGACAGGGACGTACATATCAGGTTCAGGAGAACTGAGATGCATGGATTGCCGAAAATGTTAATGAAATTCAGTACCCTCGGATCGCATTCGGCCAGGATGTTTCAACTGATCCTGATTCCCGCTCTGCTTTTAACTTCCTGTGCCTCAGATCGCGGGCAGATGGCTGCAAACCAGCGAGGTTCCATTCAGCCAGAGAGGCCGTTGGCAGACAACGAGCAGAGTGAGTCTCAGGCCGCACAAGTCGCTATCTCAGCTTCTGAAGTCGACGCCAGAGAACCTGCAGAAACCATACCCGGCGAATCGCGGGAAAAGTTGACTTTGACATCCTATCACGAAGCTTTTGAGGGAAAAATTCCACCACCGCCTGTCCCACCGGCTGGAGGACCGGATGTCCCAGAAACAGATCCTGAGGAAAATGCTTTGACGCCAGCCAGCCGGACAATGAGCCTGGGCGAACTGGAGCAGATCGCACTGTCGAATAATCCCACCCTGGCTCTGCAACGGGCAGAGGTCGAGAAAGAACGGGGGAACTGGACTCAGGTTGGTCTCTATCCCAACCCAACCGTGGGGTACGTCAACTCCACAACCAGCAGTAATGGTGATACGCAATCAAACGGTATCCTCGTGCAGCAGACATTTATTACCGCTGGCAAACTGGACAAAGCCCGGGCAACTGAAACCTACGGTATCCAGACATCGGAACTCCAGCTGGATGCCCAGCAGATGCGTGTCATTAATGATGTCAGACTGCGTTATTATGATGTGCTCGGAGCGCAGGAACAGTTAAAACTCGTGGAGGAGATTGCGCAGCTTTCAAAACAGACCCTCGATGCGGCTGAGAGGCTTAATAAGGCCGAGCAGGTTCCACGAACAGATTTATTACAGGCCAAAGCACAGTATGCTACAGTCAGGGCTGCACTCACTAACGCACATACCGACTTCGAAACAGCCTGGCAAAAACTCGCTGTGATTGTGGGCTGTCCGGAATTACCGCCCAGTAAGCTCATGAAACCGGAAGATGATTTGCCGGAATTTGATCTGGAGGCGGAATGGCAGCGTCTCTTGTCTGAAAGCCCCCAGTTACTCACGGCGGAAAGCCAGATCGGCGTTGCCCGCGGTCAACTGGCCAGTGCAGAGGCAGCCCCGGTTCCCGATCTAACTTTGCAATTTGTAACTGACTACAATTCAGTCGGAGACTATGCAACCTTTAATACCCTGATGGCACTGCCGCTCCCACTCTTCAATCGCAATCAGGGAGGCATCTATAATGCCGTTTCCGAAGTGAACCGCTCCGAGCGCGAGCTGGAACGGGTGCGACTGGTATTGCGCGATCAGTTGATCTCCTCTTACCGTGATTACATGCTGGCACGCAACCAGGCGGAACAGATGCGTGAGGAAGTGCTGCCCGATCTCAGGGAAGCACTGGAACTGATGATCAAAGGCTATGAGAGTGGCCAATTCAGTTTTCTGGCCGTGCTCAATGCACAGCAGAACAACTTCCAGTCGAATCTGGAGTACATTGATGCTTTGAACCGGGCACATCGATTGTCGGTCGAAATTTCCGGTTTGCAGATGACCGGAGGCTTGAACCCGGCGACGATCGGAACGGCGATTCAGGAGGCTGGCGGCGGCGGAAGATTGCGAGCGGTCCAGCAGCAACTACAGAAACAAAGCAACGCGAATCTGAGTAACTTTGCTCCCGCAGCACTCTAGGTCCACTCGAATTCTTTGAAGTCATCATTGCAGTTCAGCAGCTCCTGAAATCTCCGGTGAGATTCAAGCACAGAATAAGTTCCGATCAGTCAACTGGAAACGCAAATCAGAGGAGTATTCATCGTGAGCGGTGAAACAGGGGGGATTCTTGTCTCAATGCGATTCGTCAGGGATGGCATTGATCTCCTGTTCAACCCGGTCTATACTTAGAATAAGTTAGGCAAACAGGGTTTAATATGTACATGCAGCACATGATCAATATCGTAATGACCGTCCTGGTGATCGTATGCCCCTATCTTCCATGTAGGGATACGTGTCTGGGATCGTGTGCCGCTGCGCAGTCTGAGTCGGCACCCGCTCAGAAGTCTGCAAGTGCAAACTGTTGCCATCACAGAGATTGTGAAGATCAGAAACAGCATTCTGGGAATCAGGAACAGAGTCCAGTCCAACCCCAGTGCCCCCAGGATGGCAAACTGCCAAATTGTTTTTGTGGGGGGGCCGTAATCACGACGATGGTCGACTGTCCCAGTCTGATCGAAGCTGATTCTCTGGCTGAATTTCTCCTTGTCGACCTCAACGACGCCGCGCACATGTCAACCAGGTCCGTCTGTCTGAGGGACAATCCCCATCGAGGCTGCCACTTCCCGCCGTACTCTTCCGGGCGGGAAATCTGTCATTTATCAGCCTCCTATCTGCTCTAAAGCGTCCGACACGAGCATCGTAGATTATCCGTAATTCCGGATGAGTTTGCGGTCATTTCTTGACTTCCGTGTCTGTTTCCAACCGCTTAATTACCTTATTACTAGGCTCCTGCTTCTCAACTATTGAGCAAGAAAGGACATCTCATGAGTCAATCTGTCATAGGTCGACCCTCCGTAAATCCAGATACGTCTGCGCCTGACTCTCCAGCTCCAACTGATCAACGTCCCCACGGACTGGTCTGGAAGCTTGGCCGCTGGTTCCTGGATGGGTTACCCACCATCATCGTCATGTCTGTATTAGTCGCCATCGGTTACTACGGGCATACCCACCATTGGAAAATCCCGACGTTTGCAGAATTCACGGGGCAGGCGAAGCCTGTAGTCAAGGACTGGTGTGAGGAGCACGGGGTTCCTGAATCCAAGTGTGTAATCTGTAACCCTGACTTGATGCCTGCCGGACCCGATTATGGCTGGTGCACTGAGCATGGTGTCAACAACTGCCCGTTGCACCATCCCGATGTTGCTGAACTGAAGAAGACACCAGTGATTTCTGCGGCAACAATGCAACAGGCGGATCGTGCTCTCGCACTGCGAGAACGACCAGATAACAATGCCGCCTGTAAGGTGTATCAGAAACGAATCCAGTTTGCTTCCAATGAGGCGGTTCAGCAGGCTGGCGTCGATGTTGAACTGGTCGACCGGGAGCCGGTGACCGAGTGGGTATCAGGGACAGGCGAAATCCGCTACGACCCGACACGTCTGGCAAACCTGTCTGCACGTGTTCCCGGCACAGCCTGGCGCGTGCTCAAGAATGTGGGAGACCGGGTTCAGGAAGGAGATATTCTCGCGGTCGTTGATGCAGCAGAGGTGGGACGTCTCAAAAGCGATCTGGTGAAAGCGATTGTCGCCGAGAACCTGGCACGTAAAAACTTTGAACGACTGAATGGACTGCGCGGATCGGTCCCCGGGAAAGATATTCTGGCTGCAGAAGCCATTCTGGCTAAAGAGGAGGCTGAAGTTCTGAGTGTTGAACAGTCTCTGGCTAATCTGGGTCTGTCAGTGGATGTGGCTTCGATTGCAAATCTCAACAAGCAGGCCATGATCGATCGCTTACGTTTCCTGGGTTTTCCCGAAAAACTGGCAGAACAGTATCGATCCCAGACCGCTTCGGCCAACCTGATCCCGGTTCGCAGCTCGATGAACGGCGTGGTTACGGAGCGGAATGTGGTTTCCAGTGAGGTCGTCACTCCAGAGCGAACGCTGTTTGAAGTGGCAGACCCCAGCTGGATGTGGCTGATCCTTAATGTCCCCCTGGAAGAGGCCTCATTGATCCAGGTCGGGCAACAGGTCCGGTTTCAACCCAATGGAAGCCGTAAGGAAATTACCGGAAACCTCAGCTGGATCAGCACAGCTGCTGATAAACAGACGCGGATGGTAAAGGTCAGGGCGGAAATCGATAACGCTGACGGGCAGCTGCGTGATGAGACCTTTGGCGCGGGACGCATCATTCTCAGACAGGAAAAACAGGCGGTTGTGATTCCCCGGAGTGCTGTGCACTGGGAGGGCTGCTGTCAGGTGGTCTTTGTTCGTAATAAACACTACTTCGACAGCCCGGAGAGCCCTAAGGTCTTTCAGCTGCGAAATGTTCGAACTGGTTTTGTGAACGGTGATCGCGTGGAAATCATCGCCGGCTTACTTCCCGGAGAGGTGGTCGTGACCCAGGGGAGTGACGTTTTGCGGGCACAACTTCTCAAGAACAGCCTCGGAGAAGGCTGTTGCGCTGAATAGAAGGGAATCGAATTCTTATGCTCAACTGGCTGATTGATTTTTCACTGCGGCACCGTGCCCTGGTCATTTTGTGTACCGTGGTATTTGCAGGCGTCGGGGTGATTTCACTGAAACACCTCGACATTGATGCGTTTCCCGACACGACGCCGGTATTGATTCAGATCAATACGGTAGCGCCGGCGCTTTCACCCGATGAGGTGGAGCGACAGATCACATTCCCGGTGGAACAGGCGATCAGCGGTCTTCCCGGGCTGCAGGACCTGCGCTCGATTTCCAAGTTCGGTCTGTCCCAGGTGGTCGTGATTTTTGAGGATGGTATCGATATTTACTTTGCGCGGCAGCTGATCAGTGAGCGGCTGAGCACGGTACAACTGCCGGAAGGTATTCAGCGACCACAGATGGGACCGGTCTCGACCGGCCT
The Gimesia sp. genome window above contains:
- a CDS encoding efflux RND transporter periplasmic adaptor subunit, which translates into the protein MSQSVIGRPSVNPDTSAPDSPAPTDQRPHGLVWKLGRWFLDGLPTIIVMSVLVAIGYYGHTHHWKIPTFAEFTGQAKPVVKDWCEEHGVPESKCVICNPDLMPAGPDYGWCTEHGVNNCPLHHPDVAELKKTPVISAATMQQADRALALRERPDNNAACKVYQKRIQFASNEAVQQAGVDVELVDREPVTEWVSGTGEIRYDPTRLANLSARVPGTAWRVLKNVGDRVQEGDILAVVDAAEVGRLKSDLVKAIVAENLARKNFERLNGLRGSVPGKDILAAEAILAKEEAEVLSVEQSLANLGLSVDVASIANLNKQAMIDRLRFLGFPEKLAEQYRSQTASANLIPVRSSMNGVVTERNVVSSEVVTPERTLFEVADPSWMWLILNVPLEEASLIQVGQQVRFQPNGSRKEITGNLSWISTAADKQTRMVKVRAEIDNADGQLRDETFGAGRIILRQEKQAVVIPRSAVHWEGCCQVVFVRNKHYFDSPESPKVFQLRNVRTGFVNGDRVEIIAGLLPGEVVVTQGSDVLRAQLLKNSLGEGCCAE